One Dysidea avara chromosome 8, odDysAvar1.4, whole genome shotgun sequence genomic window, AATAGGATGAATCTAGTGGAAACCCATTTGTGGCAGAATGATGACTGGAAGGGGCGGTATGTGGGTGTGGTGCCTCGGATAACTACTGGAAGCAAGGTTAGGTGATACGTATACTATATATGCTAGCAGACTAGGAAGGCCAggtagattttttttttgtatacacAAGCAGGCATGCTTtatgtgttatattgtacttcctggtcgtttTGCTCAGAGCGTCCATCTCGAGTACCAAACCGCTTAAATTTTTAGCAATCAGACTATCAGTATGTTCTATtactgtagtatgtacaagttgagctaaAAAGTacaacagctaaaaattaaaacagctaaaattaaaagtggatttttttctctaGAGaataaacatttcagccaaccaggtgattaatggtgacagcaaaggtgttaacAACAGACATGCACAGTTTGGCTCAATTACAAGTTCAACAAATGgttgtaatggacactgcattttatggcttcctcataggaaatgtatagtggaaattttgattggccataatacatattgtgtcagacatttgaactaaaagattttgaacaaatgagccaaattttttTCAAGTTcatgcatccatgagttattaaatgtttttgaggattcagctcaacgcgtacatTCTACAGTCGTAGAACAGACTGGTATGTAGAATGCTTGAAATTCCCTACCACGCCTCTGGAATGCATTACCAATAAAAACCATGAACTGTTACGCTCTGCTACAATCAAATGCAAACTTCAGAATTATTTTTTTTATGGCCACTTTCAGCAGAATGTTATGCTTGCAGTATATAACAAAtcaccaagagtaaataatatatatatttagtattatgaactcttaaaATTACCCATTGTTTGATTACATGTAGTCTTAACACTGTTAGCTAGTTcaacaattaattttatagtaACCTGGCCACCAATACTCTGTGTAATAATCACGTGCATATCCCATAAAACATTCAAATTtgagtttggctggttttagcgatataCATTGTCACGCatgtgatcaatcatgctggGATTGTTTTTCATAACATTTCTTTTGTAATTTTACTGTATTTTCTGCATAACTGTACCGTATTTTCCCAATTATCCAATACTTGACAATCCCCTAATATGTCACTAAGTGACCTGTTTAATGTAGCCACCTACGTAATTAGAAAATTGTGATCCAAATTAGACAGGAGTGGCCCACAAACTGGGCATGTGAGCGCATAAAATTTCCCTGACTTACAACTTGATACACCACTGCGCCCGTGGTAAACTTTTAattatagtggaacctcagttatccagaccccacttattCGGATTCTCACTCAatcaaactacagaaatgactgctgtattggaatagtgactgttatattaagGTAGTTGATAATAGACAAAATGTtcttttaaggttatttatacacagtttcagagatatggaatTTTCAGActtgtggaccacccctggtcccaagggttcagataactgagtaCCTtgatattctgttccagtactgacaTATAATCTGTTATGTGAtggggatgtagtttgtgcccacatgccctgttttcacagaccTACCTAGTTACTGCTATTTTGATACAGCATTGTTATTAACAACTATAGGATAATCATGCAAGCTCTAGTCTCCATTCTATTGGGACTGCAGCCAGTGTGAAGCAGGTCACTGCACGCTCACACCCTCGGCCACAGTTTACCTTGCTACTGATTGGTCAATGTCGATTCAAACTTGATGAGATCACACAGGAAGTCCCGTATGCTATAGCAAGGGTCACCCAACTGGATAATATAAACTATGATGgtaagtactgtacatatggtGCACAATTAATGCAAAGTTACACTTTGTGTcataatgtgtgtagtgtgttcatgtgtgCATTGTGTTAACTGGGAAAGTAAGTGCCCACTGTCCATgatgggtgaaggtccaggtggggaTTCAGGttcccacaccttcacctgtgagacatggtgcagcctcctgtgggttactagtccttgTGATTTACCTACATAGCACCTCAGTAGTGTGTAGGTGTATATTAGGTAACCAAAGGCTTTGTGTATGCGTGCGCGATTACATGCGTGCATGAGATTGCTTGCTTCTTTCTTTCCAGCAATCTCACTGACGCCAGAGGTACAAAGTTTGGTGAAGAAATTCAAACAAGCTGCTCATGAGTTACTAGAGTTGTTGGATGTACAGAGCCCAACTGTTGGCAGACTAAAGGTAAATAGTAGTTAACAGTTACTGCAGTGTCCACATGTGCAAATGATGCATGTGAAATTTGGTAAGATGTGCTTTCAGAAACATCTTTATTGACATTATGGAATTGGTCATGGATGATTTTGGCATTGTGTACAAGCCAAGTACTGCTGTTCTTTTTTTATAAACATTATTATAGCTTTCTCAACCTTGGAAAATTTTATACAATTGTTTTTCTACTTGTCTTCCTACAGAGGATAATGGATTCCCTTCCTAGTTATACATTACCAGACTTGTTCACTTCAATTGTTAAAGGATCATTCCAGGAGAAGCTTGAGGTGAATTTGATAGTGTGGCAGCTGGGGAGTTGGTCACTTGTCATAACTCTCCAAGAGTTCAAACTATGGAAAACAGTGTTTAAACTGTTAGTACTGCCTATCAACACcttttatcacctagcaacagTTTATTACCAGTAGAGGTATTAGTTGACCTAAAGGTGATTTTATGTGTCAAATTTTTATTCTAAGAGAAGACCAGGTTGTTACTTGTGCTGAGTTTACTCCAGTTAGACCACTCTCTCTCCTGATACACATATTGATATTATCATATTGTGCAACCAAATTGTATCTAAAAGAGCTAGTTTCTTAGCTAGGAGATCACATGGATGATTTGCAATTCATTCCTTATAATTAATACTTAATATttatattgaggtgttaatatTAAATACATTAACGTTTCTGTTTCTTGGAGACCACAAGATGTGTTACCAACCTCCCCTGATATGATATGATGTTAATTGTGTGATATCTTCAGGTGCTGGATGCTATTGATATACTCCAGCGGTACAAAATTGCTCTGCCGTTAGTGTTGAGACAGATTGAGGTACACATACATGTGTGTCTTCTCCAAGGTCTTCTCTTAGTTTTAGGTGTTTATGTCTTTTTGTAGACTCTACAGCTGTTGAAGAAAGCATCAGACTCAACTCTTGACAGTGTACTAAGCAAGCCAGAACAGCAACCAAGGGTAGTTAATGTTTGTAGTGGATGTAGTGTGACCTCAGCTGTACACCTGGGGGACCACCCAGTAGTCAGAGTTCTACAACAAAAGTGGTACACAGTAAATGATACCATTTTGTGGTGTATTAATAGTCACAATTGAGATGTCTGTCTGTACACTTACGTCTGTACGTACCAATTGTAGAGATCATGGAATAGTGTGCTTGGTATGAACTTTATTGGTGTGTACACAGATACTGAAGATTAGGAGACAAATGGACAATGCTAGTGTGGACTCTAAGGATGAAGATGATATTGCTGAACTGGAGAGAAAGATAAGGTACATACCTACAAACTGTCTGTGTACAGTCTTACGCTTACCATATGTTACAGAACTGCAGAGATGCCTGAACACGCTTTAAAAGTAGCCAAGAAAGAATTGAAGGTAGTTGTGAATGTTTGATTTTGTTGCTAAAGTTATTTGCTGTCACTTCTAGCGACTTAAGGCCATGCCACCACATTTTCCAGACCATTCTGTCTCTAGGTATGAGTTGTGTAATTGTTGTGTGTATTGACTGTGAGTgtgcatacatacgtacatacatacatacatacatacacacacacacacacacacacacatccatacatgcatacatgcatacatacctacgtacatacatgtacacacacacacacacacacacacacacacacacacacacacacacacacacacacacacacacacacacacacacacacacacacacacgcacacacacacacacacacacacacacatacatacatacatacacaacacaccgcacacatacatacacacgcaTAGCATACGTAAATTGTCATTCTCTTTCTTTAGTTACCCCTGTACCCCTGTACATTTCCTGTACTTCGCTCATTAATGTACCTGTGCATTTTTAGGAGCTACATTGAGTGTCTGGTAGACCTCCCATGGTCCAAGAGTACTGTGGACACATTGGACATTGACAAGGCAAGGTAATCACATCTGGTGGTtagatgttgttgttgttgctgttgttgttgcaatCAATTGGTTGTTTTGCCTGACAGGTCAGATCTTGAGCTGGATCACTATGGCATGGAGAAGCTGAAGAAGAGAATACTGGAATTTCTTGCTGTCCGACAACTGAAGAATGGAATGAAAGGTatatacttgtatatactaaAGCCTTAAAAGGCTCTTTTGCTTTGTGCATATATCATTTTGTGGCATTAAGAGATTGACAAACTGTCTACATAGTTTGTGTAGTCAATCATGTTATTCCCGTAGGTCCAATACTCTGTTTCGTGGGTCCACCTGGTGTGGGCAAGACCAGTATTGGCAGGTCAATAGCCAGTACAATGGGAAGGAACTTTCATCGGATATCACTAGGTGGTACTTGTGACCAATCAGACATCAGAGGGCACCGGTTAGTGGCTGtgatatgtacgtatgtgtatggaggtgtatgttctattagagtgttttactcCTTATCACTATTAAAGCCATAATTTTTGGTGGTAGTTAAATTGTTTACTTAAATATTGTTCTTTTCAGGAGAACTTACATTGGTTCGATGCCTGGTAGAATTATTCAGGGTTTGAGAACAGTGGGAGTCAATAATCCTGTATTCTTATTGGATGAAGTTGACAAGCTGGTTAGCCACATTACTTGTTCTTGTATTGCCTCATCACCATAACAATTCTGTTGCAGAATCATGGTATCCATGGTGACCCAGCTGCAGCTCTACTAGAAGTGTTAGACCCAGAACAAAACAACTCATTTGTTGACCAGTATCCTTTGTATTTAACCATTAAGTGGTATTTTTTAAAACCAACTGTGTGACAAATTACATATAGTGCGTTTGCAACCATAGTGCTCCTTTACTTCAATTATTTAAACACCCTCTACCCCCTGTGTTGTCATATGTATCAGCCCCAAATGGCCGTCTTTGTCAGTAATGCAAAAAAATCTGTATTTGGTGTTTAGCAATATATTATTTGTTCTGTAAGACTGTAAGAATAATTGAACAGATTTGTTATCCAGTTTGAGGTACGGTTCGATCAAGTTCCTTGACTGATACTGTAGTTATGTTAATGTTCCATTTGACTTGTCCCAAGTGAGTTAGAGTATTGTGTGGTGGTGTTAGTGATGTCATTATCGTGTCAGGTGATCTTCATTGCTACTGCTAATACTACATCAACCATCCCTTCAGCTTTGATGGATAGAATGGAGGTGTGTTTGTACATAAGTACAGTACGTAATGCTGTGAAATGAGAATATTAACAAAGTATTGTAAGGAGCACATAAAGCATGAAACTTCAGAGATGAAAATTTAAAAGCAAAGAAAAGTTCTGTCACAattttatcaagacacatggtgtAGTGTTTCACACACCCTAGCAAGCCTACTTGCATGTGTTGTTAACAAGAACTGTCAATAAAACATTGAATTTAACTCTTTTTTTTCCAAATGGGAAGACTTATAGTAAAGTTTCCCACAATTAATATAGGGCAGTCCACACATTAAGTACAGTATAGTATGAGCAAATCACCTGATATATGTCATTGTGTGTCATAAGATTCATAAAAACTTTTGCTGTTTTGCACACTTTGTACAAAAACTACcctaacaagttgatgttgtactacttctaaaaaccagacactatgcagctagctaactcaacCAATAgatttttggttgtgcaataatacataattaatttattgtaattcttggatttcgtaattcatgatttttttgtaattcttcaattacgttgctatgcactgctaaggaagcacttgttaaacaaaccgcttttaacaacattattacacacagaagtatcttctaaactgttttatagtttgactgttgcattttccccacaaattctctcaacaaagcctcagagCTGCTTTTCATTTTCGTTCACGTGCATAGGGATACTGTTGCGGGGCTGGCGATAGTTGGTTCGATCGAAGGTGATAACAAGAGCGATAACTAGTGACAATCCCTTCATGCTACTGAAGCCATAACTATCTATTACACACGTGAGATAATTACAAGAAACAGAAGAATACTAAGGCCTAACCTAGAGTACAAAGTACAGTGTTATAAAAGTGTATGCATGTTCAAGTTCAGTTCCcaacatcctccgggggggccAAGAGAGAGTCCGCCCACTCTGCAAACTTGCCCATTGCTTTCCTTGCTGAAGTACGTGTTGGGCGAGGGTTAGTAGCTGTATTATTGTCATCTGAGAAGATAATATCTGGTTGAGCTAATGGTGTAGCATGATCATCAGAGATATGAGATATCTGTTCAGAAGTAATATCACTGGAACTAACTTCAAGGGGGAATAGCTTCACAATTGGTCTATTGGTCTTACCATTGCTAGTTCTTATATTGGCAGCTCGAACAAGACCATCACCACCAACAATAAGTTCTTCAACCACAGCAAGTTTCCAGTCCAGCCTTGGCCCTTCATTGTGTATCAGAACAACATCTCCCACTTTGATCTCTCGTTTATTGTTTCCTGGCTTCTGATAGTACTCCCTTAAAGAAGTTAGGTACTCACGTTTCCATCGTGTAGCAAAGTGATTTAGTAATAATGATTGTATTTTTGCAGCCTTGCTCAGTCTGTTGTTCTCATTGTAGGATGGA contains:
- the LOC136264548 gene encoding lon protease homolog 2, peroxisomal-like; translated protein: MSVKRGNIPSRLPILSVENRVLLPGSSIVIQVTDPRGMNLVETHLWQNDDWKGRYVGVVPRITTGSKDNHASSSLHSIGTAASVKQVTARSHPRPQFTLLLIGQCRFKLDEITQEVPYAIARVTQLDNINYDAISLTPEVQSLVKKFKQAAHELLELLDVQSPTVGRLKRIMDSLPSYTLPDLFTSIVKGSFQEKLEVLDAIDILQRYKIALPLVLRQIETLQLLKKASDSTLDSVLSKPEQQPRILKIRRQMDNASVDSKDEDDIAELERKIRTAEMPEHALKVAKKELKRLKAMPPHFPDHSVSRSYIECLVDLPWSKSTVDTLDIDKARSDLELDHYGMEKLKKRILEFLAVRQLKNGMKGPILCFVGPPGVGKTSIGRSIASTMGRNFHRISLGGTCDQSDIRGHRRTYIGSMPGRIIQGLRTVGVNNPVFLLDEVDKLNHGIHGDPAAALLEVLDPEQNNSFVDHYVNVPFDLSQVIFIATANTTSTIPSALMDRMEVIHVPGYTQEEKVEIASRHLIPKQLQHHGISSDQLDMLTETVRQMVAHYTREAGVRNLERQIGAVCRAAAVKVSPPYVNEVCYYLHIIPSTKIASKAAELPIVVDVELLEEILGPIQFDHDVSEMLSRPGVAIGLAWTSMGGEIMFVEATKMSGTGELLLTGQLGDVMKESAQIALNWIRSNDHRFGLQCGPLDKIDIHIHFPAGAVGKDGPSAGVTIVTVLASVFSGQCVRSDIAMTGEVTLRGQVLPVGGIKEKVLAAHRAGIHHVIMPKKNEKDLREIPNSVKDELQFIFVSTIDEVLQHAFDIEMKPSVVSKL